The following proteins come from a genomic window of Proteiniphilum propionicum:
- a CDS encoding transposase, translating into MKKKVHSESEKVKAVHQLESGVDAAVVARDYNISRATLYNWKSKYSGMEISQVKRLKELEDENRTLKQMYADLALDNKILKEVIEKKL; encoded by the coding sequence ATGAAAAAAAAAGTACACAGTGAGTCAGAGAAGGTAAAGGCAGTCCATCAACTTGAAAGTGGGGTGGATGCCGCAGTTGTAGCTCGTGACTACAATATATCCAGGGCTACCCTTTATAATTGGAAGTCCAAGTATAGTGGAATGGAGATCAGTCAGGTTAAACGTCTCAAAGAGCTTGAAGATGAGAACCGCACGTTGAAACAGATGTATGCTGACCTTGCACTTGACAACAAGATACTGAAGGAGGTCATCGAAAAAAAACTCTAG
- a CDS encoding NVEALA domain-containing protein, whose translation MKKKKVILSLFMAVSVLSLVYLKSQRNGIKSELVLSNIEALASGEDGENYRCLGLGSLDCPQISTKVAFIRIL comes from the coding sequence ATGAAAAAGAAAAAAGTAATTTTGTCACTATTTATGGCAGTATCAGTATTGTCTCTTGTGTATTTAAAAAGCCAACGAAACGGCATAAAATCCGAATTGGTGCTTTCAAATATTGAAGCGCTGGCATCAGGAGAAGATGGAGAAAATTATCGGTGTTTGGGGCTTGGCAGCTTAGACTGTCCGCAGATTTCCACCAAAGTTGCCTTTATTAGAATACTTTAA
- a CDS encoding BF3164 family lipoprotein, translating to MRKYLSYNLLICCLLTVAIGCKNTNNNLSYDSFPVNISLTGKSIETDSVMLRYPFRIKHQDSLAIVMDLHHPDYFYHSFTYPQFRYISSFRKRGQAPEENLSVENFRLAGGKMWGLDANKHLITNLSLQRVHEKTSTKEISLDKEIIRALDFALYDDSCFIIPDYSGKHRFHIIDMNGDIKSSRGEIPSVEHKNKDIALAQAWRSFIDYNPDNGILAMVTQLGEVLEIFNLKDGTHIVKFGPHGEPEYNEAKGMAIPSGIMGFSDIQVTDKYIYAVFHGRSFKEIAQQRQPATDGGQYIYVFSVKGEPLVKYTLDRFIYGIDVNEETKEMYAVDVNSNLPVVKFKLEHL from the coding sequence ATGAGGAAGTACCTAAGCTACAATCTTCTTATCTGCTGTTTACTTACGGTTGCCATAGGGTGTAAGAACACCAACAACAACCTCTCTTATGACTCGTTTCCCGTCAACATCTCACTTACAGGAAAGAGTATTGAAACGGATTCTGTCATGTTGCGCTATCCGTTCAGGATTAAGCATCAAGACAGTTTGGCCATTGTAATGGATTTGCATCATCCCGACTATTTCTATCATTCTTTTACCTATCCACAATTCCGGTATATATCTTCTTTCAGAAAGCGTGGTCAAGCACCCGAAGAGAATCTGTCAGTTGAAAATTTCAGATTAGCCGGGGGAAAGATGTGGGGATTGGATGCGAACAAGCACTTGATTACGAATTTGTCATTGCAACGTGTTCATGAAAAGACGAGTACAAAGGAAATATCTTTAGACAAAGAGATTATTCGCGCATTGGATTTTGCTTTGTATGATGATTCCTGCTTTATCATTCCCGACTATTCCGGCAAACACCGTTTTCATATTATTGATATGAATGGGGATATAAAATCCAGCCGTGGCGAAATACCAAGCGTAGAACATAAAAACAAAGACATAGCTTTAGCCCAGGCATGGCGTTCCTTCATAGACTATAACCCAGATAACGGAATTCTGGCTATGGTAACCCAGTTGGGAGAAGTGCTGGAAATTTTTAACTTAAAAGACGGCACGCATATCGTGAAGTTTGGCCCTCACGGAGAGCCGGAATATAATGAGGCGAAAGGAATGGCAATCCCTTCGGGAATTATGGGATTCAGCGACATTCAGGTAACGGATAAATATATTTATGCCGTTTTTCACGGCAGAAGCTTTAAAGAGATTGCACAACAGCGGCAACCCGCGACAGACGGCGGTCAATATATCTACGTTTTTTCGGTAAAAGGAGAACCGCTCGTCAAATATACATTGGATCGGTTTATTTACGGTATTGATGTAAATGAAGAGACAAAAGAGATGTATGCCGTTGATGTAAACTCCAATCTACCCGTGGTAAAATTTAAATTAGAGCATTTGTAA
- a CDS encoding DUF1573 domain-containing protein, with protein MRLSYFVLLTGVCGLMLSCKNNPQKEIAKVVTEWQNREIIFPKGLVFTLHGRDTTDYTIPPASHKILVYVDSIGCTSCKLQLHKWKEFIKEADSMTHGTVPVIFVFHSKDLREISYLLKRDSLDIPVCIDMEDKLNAVNRFPTHQQFQTFLLDDENKVVFIGNPVHNLRVKEMYLSEISQNAYQSRGTPSSRNTQIEVGNTEFDLGTIPKGEAKMVSISIKNVGGSPLMIFHTRASCGCTHIEYEKKPVHPDSTTIVSITYNADDRGYFNKTVSVYGNMDNSSLIIRLKGNIE; from the coding sequence ATGAGATTATCTTATTTTGTTTTGTTGACGGGTGTATGCGGATTGATGCTTTCTTGTAAAAATAATCCGCAAAAAGAAATTGCCAAAGTCGTTACCGAATGGCAGAACAGGGAAATAATTTTCCCGAAAGGTCTTGTTTTTACGCTGCACGGCAGAGACACCACAGATTACACCATTCCTCCGGCATCTCACAAAATATTGGTGTATGTGGATTCCATCGGTTGCACCAGTTGCAAACTGCAACTGCATAAGTGGAAAGAGTTTATAAAAGAGGCAGATTCCATGACTCACGGTACCGTTCCCGTTATCTTCGTATTCCATTCCAAAGATTTACGGGAGATATCCTATCTCTTAAAAAGAGACAGTCTTGACATCCCGGTTTGTATTGATATGGAAGATAAACTGAATGCGGTGAATCGTTTTCCGACACATCAGCAATTTCAGACTTTTTTGCTCGACGATGAGAATAAAGTCGTGTTTATCGGAAATCCCGTTCATAATTTGCGGGTTAAGGAGATGTATTTATCCGAAATATCACAGAATGCATATCAAAGCAGAGGAACACCATCATCTCGCAACACACAAATTGAAGTAGGTAACACGGAGTTTGATCTGGGAACCATCCCAAAAGGAGAGGCTAAAATGGTTAGCATTTCAATAAAGAATGTGGGCGGATCGCCTTTGATGATATTCCACACCCGCGCCTCGTGCGGATGCACGCATATTGAGTATGAGAAAAAGCCGGTACATCCGGATAGTACAACAATTGTCAGTATAACGTATAATGCCGACGACCGGGGGTATTTCAATAAAACCGTTTCGGTGTACGGCAATATGGACAACTCGTCGTTGATTATACGGCTAAAAGGAAATATAGAATAA
- a CDS encoding NVEALA domain-containing protein produces MRKKILSGVFALALLATAGFGVNKSLKSNANLSDLALSNVEALAQSEDIDDMITLCAWYPAQYCHYYVTYPDGSGTGWSHWNMKNR; encoded by the coding sequence ATGAGGAAGAAAATTCTTTCGGGCGTATTCGCCCTCGCACTCCTGGCAACCGCAGGTTTCGGAGTGAACAAAAGTTTGAAAAGTAATGCCAATCTGAGTGATTTGGCGTTGAGTAATGTGGAGGCATTGGCACAAAGTGAAGATATTGACGACATGATTACGCTTTGTGCATGGTATCCGGCTCAATATTGTCACTACTATGTAACATATCCAGATGGTAGTGGCACGGGATGGTCTCATTGGAACATGAAAAATAGATAA